Genomic segment of bacterium:
TCATCTCAGTGCTGGGCCTGAACGTCGGCTGGCTGATCGGCGGCACGATCATCATCGAACAGGTCTTTGGCATCCCGGGCGTGGGGTCGCTGCTGATCACGTCGATCCTCACCCGGGACTACTCGATCGTCCAGTTCGTGACGCTCGTGCTCGCGTTCCTCGTCATCCTTGTCAACTTGCTCACCGACCTCGCGTACGCCGTCCTGGACCCACGGGTGTCCTTCCAGCGATGAGCGCCGTCTCCGCGGTCGCGCCGGGACGGCAGGCGCAACGGCCGTGGCTTGTAACGGCCGGCTGGCCGCTCCGCATCGGGATCGTCGGGATCCTCACGGTGGCCACGCTCGCGGCGCTCGCACCGCTGATCGCACCGTACGATCCGACGGCGCTGGGGCTCGCCCAAGGCCTCACGCCGCCGAGCGCGGCGCACTGGTTCGGCACGGACCAGCTCGGCCGGGATATCTTGACGCGCGTGCTCTACGCCGCCCGGGTCGACCTCCAAATCGGGACGATCGGCGTCATCATTCCGCTCATCATGGGCGTTGTGATCGGCCTGTTCGCGGGCTACTACGCGGGCTGGCCTGATGCGATCCTCGGCCGGGTCATCGACGTCGTCACCGCATTCCCGTTTCTCGTGCTCGTGCTCGCGATCGTGGCCATGCTCGGCCCAGGCTTGAGGAACTTCTACATTGCGATCTCGCTGGTCAGCTGGGTGGCCTACGCGCGGATCGTCCGCGGCGAAGCGCTCGGCGTTCGAGGACGCGGCTACATCCTTGCCGCGAGAAGCCTCGGGTACAGCGAC
This window contains:
- a CDS encoding ABC transporter permease, whose translation is MSAVSAVAPGRQAQRPWLVTAGWPLRIGIVGILTVATLAALAPLIAPYDPTALGLAQGLTPPSAAHWFGTDQLGRDILTRVLYAARVDLQIGTIGVIIPLIMGVVIGLFAGYYAGWPDAILGRVIDVVTAFPFLVLVLAIVAMLGPGLRNFYIAISLVSWVAYARIVRGEALGVRGRGYILAARSLGYSDARIMFRHLLPNVIVPALVFGMSDFVLDILAGASLGFFGLGV